One Brassica napus cultivar Da-Ae chromosome C2, Da-Ae, whole genome shotgun sequence DNA window includes the following coding sequences:
- the LOC106378096 gene encoding uncharacterized protein LOC106378096 has translation MSSNIHQATSAAPQIKSVLATTSRTPFTSALTNVQLRKIEKLRLPEYKPGGDPVEHMTAFNITMARARLSDEERDAGYCQLFIKTLHEQAMTWFSQLEENSISSFRDLSAAFLKTYIMFTKRTATASSLWNLSQTKDQSLRDYMEKFKAVVSRIAIPDDIAIDALMNTLWFRSKFREDLNQNPTTSLQDAIARSHNFIRMEEDTNAIISKMNAAKTPATKTVSTRAEPRQHAPNDKNNRKDGFMYIVNENNVPILTMVVRGEEWNKTIDLTKHCKYHDVKGHDTTECKSLYAHYLSFLASGDFKFEPLKAKPKNIKSWSKNKERRAQRKATGKGRQNETQQQDEDKAPKDDAKDDSSANEEQSTNRRRIEVIQSQQTLSSDDENDDAPAPGDLRDVLKRKLEPEDGNSSDDTDLRLTLNARKSQRVLTSGPVLKERPKRSGSDLRDKLNANMYDLRVLLNRSKPTDLRRQLERTKTPGNSRLP, from the exons ATGAGCTCGAATATCCATCAAGCTACTAGTGCAGCTCCGCAAATCAAGAGCGTACTCGCCACAACCTCACGAACCCCTTTTACCAGCGCACTAACCAACGTGCAACTCAGAAAGATAGAGAAGTTGCGCCTACCGGAGTACAAACCCGGCGGAGACCCCGTCGAACACATGACAGCTTTCAATATCACGATGGCACGGGCTCGTCTCTCCGATGAAGAAAGGGACGCTGGCTACTGTCAACTGTTCATCAAGACTCTCCACGAGCAGGCCATGACCTGGTTCTCTCAACTCGAGGAGAACTCGATCAGTAGTTTCCGCGACCTATCAGCGGCATTCCTCAAGACATACattatgttcacaaagcgcaccGCAACTGCTTCTAGTCTATGGAACCTGTCCCAAACTAAAGATCAGAGCCTCCGCGACTACATGGAAAAGTTCAAAGCAGTAGTCTCAAGGATCGCGATCCCAGATGACATTGCCATCGATGCCCTGATGAACACCTTGTGGTTCCGCTCCAAGTTCCGTGAGGACTTAAACCAGAACCCAACCACCTCGCTTCAAGACGCTATCGCTCGCTCTCACAACTTCATCCGAATGGAAGAGGATACAAATGCGATCATCAGTAAGATGAACGCGGCAAAAACTCCAGCGACTAAAACCGTCAGCACTCGGGCTGAACCGCGTCAGCATGCCCCTAACGACAAAAACAACCGCAAAGATGGCTTTATGTACATCGTCAACGAGAACAATGTACCAATTTTGACCATGGTGGTCCGAGGCGAGGAATGGAACAA AACCATCGACCTCACCAAGCATTGCAAATATCACGACGTTAAAGGACATGACACGACGGAGTGTAAATCACTCTATGCACACTATCTCTCATTTCTCGCCAGCGGCGACTTCAAATTCGAGCCTCTAAAAGCTAAGCCCAAAAACATCAAAAGTTGgagcaaaaataaagaaagaagagcCCAGCGCAAGGCGACCGGCAAAGGCCGACAAAACGAAACGCAGCAGCAAGACGAAGATAAGGCTCCAAAGGATGACGCTAAAGACGACTCTTCTGCTAACGAAGAACAGTCGACTAACCGTAGGCGAATAGAAGTTATACAATCTCAACAAACCCTATCGTCAGACGACGAGAACGATGACGCACCTGCACCCGGAGATTTGAGAGATGTCCTCAAGCGAAAGCTCGAGCCCGAGGACGGTAACAGTTCCGATGATACTGATCTTCGGCTAACGCTGAACGCACGAAAGTCCCAACGCGTCCTGACCAGTGGTCCTGTCCTCAAAGAGCGTCCGAAACGTTCTGGCAGCGATCTTCGAGACAAACTCAACGCCAACATGTACGATCTACGCGTTCTCCTCAACCGCTCGAAGCCCACAGATCTTCGGCGACAGTTGGAACGAACTAAGACGCCAGGCAATTCTAGGCTGCCGTAA